One Nocardia huaxiensis genomic window, AAGAGGCCATGGGCGGCGGCATTACGACGCTCGTCGGCGGCGGCACCGGACCGGCCGAGGGGTCCAAGGCCACCACGGTCACGCCCGGCTCCTGGCATGTGGGGCGCATGCTCGAGGCTCTCGACTCCTGGCCGGTGAACATCGTGCTGCTCGGCAAGGGCAATACGGTGTCGCAGGATGCGCTGTGGGAGCAATTGCGCGGCGGCGTAGGCGGATTCAAGCTGCACGAGGACTGGGGCACCACGCCCGCGGCCATCGACGCCTGCCTCACCGTGGCCGATGCGGCCGGGGTCCAGGTGGCCTTGCACTCGGACACCTTGAACGAGGCCGGGTTCGTGGAGGACACCCTCGCGGCCATCGCGGGGCGGGCCATCCACTCGTATCACACCGAGGGTGCCGGTGGCGGGCACGCGCCCGACATCATCACTGTCGCTTCGCATCTCAATGTGCTGCCCAGTTCCACCAATCCGACGCGGCCGCACACGGTCAATACCCTCGACGAGCATTTGGACATGCTCATGGTGTGCCATCACCTGAGCCCGTCCATTCCCGAGGATCTGGCGTTCGCGGAGAGCCGGATTCGGCCCTCGACCATCGCGGCGGAGGATCTGCTGCACGATATGGGCGCGATCTCCATGATCGGCAGCGACTCGCAGGCCATGGGGCGCATCGGTGAGGTGGTCATGCGCACCTGGCAGACCGCGCATGTCATGAAGCGGCGGCGCGGGCCGCTGCCGGGTGACGGTGCCGCCGACAACAATCGGGTCCAGCGCTACGTCGCGAAGTACACCATCTGCCCGGCCGTCGCCCACGGGCTCGACCACGAGATCGGCTCGATCGAGGTCGGCAAGCTGGCGGACCTGGTGCTGTGGGAACCGGCGTTCTTCGGTGTCCGGCCGC contains:
- a CDS encoding urease subunit alpha, with the protein product MAELSRARYAELFGPTVGDRIRLADTDLLIEITEDRSGGPGLAGDEAVFGGGKVLRESMGQARATRAQGTPDTVITGVVIVDHWGIIKADIGIRDGRICAIGKAGNPDTMDGVHPDLVVGPSTEIIAGNGRIVTAGAIDCHVHFICPQLLEEAMGGGITTLVGGGTGPAEGSKATTVTPGSWHVGRMLEALDSWPVNIVLLGKGNTVSQDALWEQLRGGVGGFKLHEDWGTTPAAIDACLTVADAAGVQVALHSDTLNEAGFVEDTLAAIAGRAIHSYHTEGAGGGHAPDIITVASHLNVLPSSTNPTRPHTVNTLDEHLDMLMVCHHLSPSIPEDLAFAESRIRPSTIAAEDLLHDMGAISMIGSDSQAMGRIGEVVMRTWQTAHVMKRRRGPLPGDGAADNNRVQRYVAKYTICPAVAHGLDHEIGSIEVGKLADLVLWEPAFFGVRPHAVLKGGVIAWAAMGDANASIPTPQPVLPRPMFGASPIVAAGTSLHFVSEQAIEDGLANRLRVNRKLVPVANVRKRTKAHMPNNDAMPRIEVDPDTFTVRIDGEVWAEEPATELPMAQRYFLF